Genomic DNA from Parasteatoda tepidariorum isolate YZ-2023 chromosome 3, CAS_Ptep_4.0, whole genome shotgun sequence:
AAATTCTCAGATAAAGGAATAAAGTAGAATAAGCAGATTCTTTATGACAAAGGAAGTGATCTTTAAACATTTAGACGCACTTCAAACGCGCCGATGAAGGAATAAAGTAGAAAAAGTAGATTCTTTATCATGAAGGAGGTGTTCCTTCAACATTAATACGCACGTCAAATGCTcagataaaagaataaattaaaataattagattctTTATGACAAAGGAATTGATCCTTAAAACTTTAGACGCACTTCAAATGCTCAGATAATAGAATAAAGTAGAATAAGTAAATTCTTTATTATCAAGTAACTATGCAGGACTATGGGCAAAATGTTTGAGCTTtaattcatcctttttttttctttacaaccAATGCACCCGCtagatatcattttttaatgtttaaaataccgGTTGTCTCGAAAATTTCTgacaatttgaaagaaatcgaTTAAACTATTTAGTTGCAAACAATACTTCACCTGTCACATGTTTTTATGCATacgtaagaaaaaaacaataaaataaatattgaaacagaAAAGACGCAAAAATACCAAGCATCCGTAACTTCATTTATAAACTAACCAattacttctttatttataacaacCTATAAAAGAGGCGAATCTTTCAACTTAgcttgtttttttcccctctcacaccactttattaaatactctctaaaattattaaattcttcctctgaaaaaaatatttcattaaatttattcttgttCAAATTTGGAAGGAGTAAATAAATGGATATTTGATGcatttaaaactgaaacacacaatgttttaattttcataaacgtttgcgttgtttttatttacttaattgttaAAGAAAGCCTCTTTTCAGAATGAGCAACTCAAAACAGGAGAGGCGATCTTTCAAGTTCGTTTTTGAAAGATCCTATTTCTCAGCGTTTTCTGACATCGCCAGCTCTGCATCGATGAATGAGAGAATCTTAATCTCAGCCATACTCTTGACAGGATTGATGGGATTCCTCTATCAGTTCTCCATTATTATGCTCACCTATGTCACTTATCCGACCACCAAAACACAGGTGGTCTCTTTTCCGATGGACATCGAATATCCTGCCATTACAGTTTGTAATAGTAACCCGTAAGTATGAATGTTATCACAAAATGGAAAGTGTTAACttacttcaataaaataatttactttacttCAATAGTATATTCAACTTTAGATAACTTTTTAgcgtttaattattttttttttcttttgagagaGGGAGAAAGAGGGTGGAATGACAACATAAAACTAAATCAAGTGCGACAAAAATTTGACGTTATGAAAAAGAGGTATATGTTAAGGGAGGAACAATATATTAGAGTTCGATGTCTTTTGTGGCAATATTGCCACAAAAGAGGCAATAGCCAATTTTGCATGCGTGGGAGGATCTAAAGATCTAAATGCGTTGCGGTCGAaatatttcaggattttttcttcaaaaatgtctAGTTTGTGCCCTATAAAGAGGGCTGAACCTGGCACTATGTCATCACTAAAGATGACGGATGCTAGATCAAAGAAGCTGCAATTTGGAAATTGTGGTCTTTTTAGTTTTGTCAGGATATCGGTTGAAAGTTTGATCCCTTGTtgttaatttccctttttgcgTTTTTGGTCATTTTGGTCTgggtttatctttaaaatgactcgctcagtttaaaaaaaattgcacccacTGCTGAAACTAGTTTACCCGAAGATCAagcaaaaaaactaatttttaataattatttattatttaatttgcagcagttcgtttttataaataaagcccAGCTTTGGTTCATTTTTCGTCTTTTAATTCGTATGAgaatataacatttttgaatttaaccctttgactacTAATGGGACTCATTTGTcccaacaaatgtttaaaaattagtaatggaCATATGTATCCCACCATTAAGTACGGCCGGGACATATATGTCACAGCCTCTAAATTGATAACCACTAGTCAGAAAAATCCCAAATactaaatttgctttatttgtgACCCATTTTGTCCTTCTGAATAATAAACgggacaaaaaaaatcattttttaaaattcataatcaaAGGGTTAAGTTAATTAACATACATGATAAATAAGACGCTGTAAAGAATgacaaactttttttcactGCACACTTTAGACAACATTTTTTGTTGCCCACCCTAATCACCAGTTCTTTGTacataaatgaaatacaattacagtcggacttctatttaacgaacttccattttgcgaatttctctattttgcgattttattttatttttgaggaaccaagaacattttgaaaatttcatcacaaaATAACTTCTacatagcgaagtgaattttctatttaacgaacttttctgtAAGATCCACTTTCCTTCCTTCCAAAACTATTTCGgaaaatttcaaacttgttaacgcattttacgGGGGAAATGgaattgattttgaattttctatttaacgaacttttctttaagatccactttccctatttccccAAATTATTTcggaacatttcaaacttgtcaACGTATTTAATGGGGGAAATGGAATTGATTTTCGCGGCTACTTATTTTTTAGAGAGAGAGATGTAAAACCCCTTTTTGCTTGCATTTCATACAGGAATCCATGCCTAAAATCAATTTACAAGAAAACATAACAGAAATTTCTAAAGCATGAAACTATGATATTACAGATCGTGCTATTCGTAACAGTTTTGCTAAAGCTGGATTCATAGTCAGCGTTGAGAATTTGAAAAGTGCGGAGGACGAGGATGACATTCCTTTcgaagaactttaaaaaaatatggttacaGCTAAGAGAGAATCACGCAATTAATGATAATGTActgattaatgattttcttttttattgattctgaaGCTGCAACCTCAGAAGCATTAACTGAATCGGATATTTTGGgacagtgtaaaaaataaaaatgatacagCAATAAATTGTGAGGAAGACGGAAATGATGAAGAGATCATCAAAACTTCATATGATGAaatgctaataatttgaaacaattccatagtagataataatttacaagataaaggtgcagaattgctttttttaattatgtctagtgttcatgatataaagtctaaaaatataagaaagatgATTGGTttgcaaaagcatgaataaaagtaaaaatattaaaaactaacgGACTggcaaaagcataaataaaataaacacataaaaatataaatttaaataataaaagcagacgataaaattagaacacCAGAAAGTTGCTGATTTTTTAGAATGAGTTTCGTGTggaatttgagttttcataTATCCCGTTACGGGCACTTTATCtagttgttttataatattttatctatcccGCTACGGGTGAGTTTCCTTATATCCCGTTAAGGGTTTTCTTGCTGTTTTATGATCTTTTCACTATACCGTTACAGGTAATTCATATTTGTTACTGTTTGTGTTGtttgcaaataaaagtttttataaaaaaactgaacagtTCTTTAATATAGCTTGATGCGctacaatgaatttaaaacttcttttgtgttgtttaagtatttcaaatggtgattttctatttaacgaatttttattataactaactTTTTATCGGGAGACTTAATAGAGGTCCAACTGTTCGTCTAACTATATTTGCATGTGACATGGCATTGACATCATGATATAATGCATATTGACATCATGAGTAATTTcatcctttatttaaaaaggcaGAGGCGAAGTGTGTTCTGTGAATATTTTCCACTAGTAGGGGCAAATTCTAAATGCGGTGTTGAATGTATGGATCGTGTGTGTCAATTGTTTCCATGGATTTGTCCTGACAATCGAACAGCATTCGTTTCCTGGGTGAGTAAtttattccttcttttttaaaaacagatttttcttttcttcttaactTTTACTTATTACAACTTAGGTGTGTCTCAAGGTTACTCCGGAGTACGGAAATCTCTCGAGAACGACAGAAATTTggaattttcttgaaaaaacaaagtataCATCCGATATTATTTATTCCTGTTACGAAGTATCCAACTCTGGTAAAAAGTCATGCAggtaagatcaaaagttattatttctttaaacagaGATGGACATAATGTCTGTTGATTTGCATCATTATTACATCTTCATTGGCTGcatatacaataaaaagaatagttctaagtttaatataaataactaattatgtggaattctaatatttatagaaacatTAATTTACGATCCACTTTTACCAAAAGTGTAGAATTTAAAGGATTTGttgtagtatttatttacttaaaaacaaattaagctattctctcaaaatttgattaaaaataactattttccaaCAAATGTCTatataaaacagcaaaattcactataaaatcattgaattaaatgACAATTGAATAAACTACTGTTATATGTATGCAAAAACTATTATTGCCTAATTCAGCCTGgcatttaacaattaaaatcagATCTTCACTTTAGAACTTTTATAGCTAACCAACagcattcaattaaaataacaaatatgaatGTTGTTAAGCTCAATAaaacctttaaattaaaatgaaaccttttattaaatataattttcgagTTTCTAAGGCAATGAACCAGTCATATCTTCAGTGTAAGGGAAGAGTAAAATCATCGAAATGCTTAAAAGAGAAGTAGCGAAGGTAGGTTATGACAAGGAATCTAAACtcaataaggaaataaaattgcagATTAAACGATTTGTGAAAATGATCCTCATTATTGTAGCTACAGAATTTACGCATTTTTATGTGAATGAAGCAATCACTGCAACGCTAAATCAGGTGTACGAAATTTGTCACTGTGAGAAATACTAGAATTTTGTTTGTGAAAAATCTAGTAAAAGGTCAGGTTTTTTCCTATTGATCTCAAATGTTTACTGATTATTTCTTGTCGATTTGTTATTGATATAataaacagggtgcgtagcgtttttaaaaagtgattattttcgattttcgttgtTTAAAAGCCCtcaaaggtgcttttttcattgggtgtttttaaaaagtgcttaattttaccCTTCCAaacatgagaatttttttttctttaccatgttgattttcaccACGCATTATGTAAAAGCGctgttttcacattgttctactcaacgttttcacaaatcATTCAAACTCGTTGCATTTCGGCGTACCATCGTTCCGTAGCGTATAAAAGCactaatcattttacatgtttgatgaaattctCGCCGGTCCGCATGTGCATATACTGAGGTCCGCATGTGATTCAGAGGGAATTATTCTTGCACTCTAATGTGCAACTCGGCTGTattttgcaagagattctcaatttacagcttcattttccaccttttgaaatcgaaccgaaaaatctctctattTCTTTTATGGCGGCTAATGTAATgaagaaaaagagttctttgtcagaaactagctattttatcatgatcatgcaAGGtctttgtcaaaattattttgcattttgttaatgtatatagtgttaaaaaatactttttaagtgcttaaaaagtacttaaaaggtgcttattttttattgaaagatttggctactcACCCTGATGAcgaattgaattattaaatagttcTAAACTTTTAAGTATTATTGGAATCCAATTGACTCTAAATTGTGGTCAGTAGACTTGCATGCAAATAAAGGATTTGCCAAAAAGGGTTTAAAGgtaaaactttcagaataacGAACATCTGTATTAACTTCTTCTATAAAGGAATAGGTTGTCTGCCGTTGCACTGCCATCCATCGCAGACGATGGTATCTACTCAGCGGAACCTGCCTATTGCTATACAATAAACTCTGACGTCGGAAAAGCAGGAACTCAGAAAATTAACAAGTTTTCAGgtaagcattttattaatattgcctTTATCTATTTACGGGCCTTAGATGAGGGCGATAGAATTGTTGAAGGGACGATAAAGATTTGgagataacaagttcagaactaaacATGTTCtaaaaactaggaaaatatGTTCGACTCTAAGAAAGTAGAGTCATGAATAAGAATAACTACtcttaaataatacatatttaatgacaaatgtaaCAATTTTACCTGATTTCATGCATTCAAGTTTATTCCACTTGCTAAGCTTCTGAATGTTGAAGCTGAAAATATGTTGCAATTTCGTTCTATGATGCTGGTTGTAGCAAACTGCTaaagtttttactaaaatattttttattctgtgaGAATTGTGAGTAGTaaatattagggggaccggaaagtaatgtcgtttcagTGCATTCGATAGTTGTTatctagattttatttttaaccgataatgtattcaccctcgttagcaacaaaCTTTCAATGCAGGAtagaaaatgaatcaaaataaatcgggggaaaaaataaatttgtctttaagactaacgaatatttaatgcaccGAAACGgtattactttccggtccccctaatatatTGTTCTAAGAGAATGGATACAACACAGagtcaaagtttaaaatagcgctgaagtaatatttttttttatcagaaattaaatttaaaattgatttttcgaaTTCTATATCTCAatattctgaaaagaaaaatacgaaCTTGTAAGCTTATAactaagaagaaataatttttcctttctttaaatCAGTAAGAGAAGCATGTTGAATGAcgtattgttatattttaaatacctaaaaaaataataaattaaaattaacaattatcttctttttttttcttttcttgttaaCCTGCATTCTGAAAgacattttcttctaaaaaattttttttccataagtCGTGAAACAACCGTAAAATATGCTGGGAACATGAAAATGGCTgcttttgtgagaatgacccatgtaatgatagttgactataagtctaaatacaacaatgataattttatttttcaaagtaaaacaaaaataattatgcattaaatagaaaagaattggtttACAAGCAACTTACATTGTGATCTTTccgaaaaaattcaatttctatttcgaaaaatattctacaaaacaagattttgagaagaaactcttagacataggaattcaaattaacattaagaggatATATAATGCCacaggaattatttatttatctttttttttttttttttttttttttttttttNtttttttttttttttttttttttttttttttttttttttttttttttttaacataacggGGTTTTTGAAGAGTGTACTGCATATTACTTAGAAAGTAGTAAACTTATAAATGCGAtaagtgttttataaaataattcattttatttaacatactAAACTTTcagtaattacttttaaatattgcataaaataattatgaatttcatttttggcATTGTTTGAATAATGTCAAAATTTCTATAGTGTATTTCTTCACATGTtggtcatgaaaaaaaaatccactagatttaaataataacattaaactgTCCAAAAGGTTACACTTTATTTTTCTCCTAAGTTTTCATTgtccatttcaaaaaaattccgattaatgtcggaattatatttttacataaacaatAACTTTGTAAAGGTGTACCAATAGAAAGAAAGCTTAAAAtcttaatcttaataattttctaacaatGTCCAATATTAGTACCATTCTGTATCTGGGGTGTTATAAAGCAGACACTactgttgttaattttttataatttttaatagttgataggaaatttcaatttatttaagacTATGCGTCATCTGAGATTGTCCTTTCTATGTTCAGCGTTGTATGCAaagtaaactttaatatttcttcttatGTTTGctgtgtattttattatttaacatttagtttaagataataattatgaaattaaatttcgaaaaacaataatttttagctttatcTAAGGAAGTTTCTTTCTCTACTTTTGTAGTAAATTTGCCTGCTTtacttcccttttttttaaataaaaactttatgctattcatgaaattttaatttatgcacatttctttctgtttatatacgttatttttttatacatctttgatttataaactattaCTTATATTTGTAGCACATCATTTACAGATCTTCACTAAGTATTcattattgaatttcaaaatttggttataaaacaattctaaattctttattttatcataaactcgtaaaaagtataaaaacaaaaaaaggataaaacaattttaaagaaaactctaTTAAATGAAGTTGTCACGTTAATTAAAACTTTCGAAAATGAGaactttcttccttttctttagTTATAGAGCTTATGATCTTGACCCAACCACACGAGTTGAGAGCTCTTATCAGATCTGCGAGTGTCCACGTGTCCATTCATGATCGGAAGACAATCGCGAACCCCTTCTATGATGGAATGAGGTTAGACGGAGGAAACAAGTACGAAGCAACCATCACTGAAGTTGTGAGTTCATATTCTTTTGCACTTTAAAATGCTGCTATCTATTATAAGCactaaatcatataaaatacagtattttaacataatttttaaaattcttaaactaatgtggttactaattattaaggtataaaattttttagttttagagtTGCGAGTGTGGATggttcacaaaatataaatctatcaTAAATCTGTTCTAGTATATTTCTCATGctaattttaagacaaatgttaaagttttgaatataaaataagaaaagtatcaTCCTGTAACCTATAGGGCCAACTTGTGTACCcctaataattatttcctctgcTAGGGTACACTAGTACCTGGTAATATAACacgttttcaaatataaatattatgggtcaatattaaggtAAGATATCGGGCCACGTGTTAATATTGAATAggtgttttaataataacacatttattgaaatccagtttgctttaaattttattcttatattttcctttatatgcttaaaatatctttttttttttttttacatttcagtataatactttttaatattaatgttatggATTACAGGCAAGTGCATGGTAAGCAACAATGTCTtggtaaaacattaaattagtacaataataattactaaatataaaatgtgagcatatattttaaaagtatttttagccgtcttttatatataaatattagaattgaTTAATATTCAAACTGAATAGTATTATAAATCTACTTCATGCTCTTAATTACAATCGATAACTTAAATGTATCAATTTTGATtgcaaaatcaaacaaaataaaaactatgcaggttcagtttaaagttattaattgagattttcaaatgtatacaaacagtattgtaaaattatttttgattatttgaaaaagattttattatatcttagaggaaaatctaatatatataattctcttacgtggctcccaaattttggctgtatttcttttccgccggtggcaacgtttgctttgttttgtttaagttactatttctcttacacggtgacaaaaaaaagcttcattgcaattccccgaatggcaacgctagaaaatcgaccaatgattgccgttaaaaatgtcacatgccaaatctagatgaggtggctcaacacatatagcgcttttaaaaacggaaactgaaataaccggagagcatcagctgcggcaatctcatactattaagctaggcagtctttgtcgatagatctctattttagtattttgtcgaaagcgctttttctCACGAATTTATagattacgaatttatttgacgatttttgatttatatcacgaattatactatagcacatttctaataggtttaacgaattgcatgtcatttatttgaattcaaatttattttaatgacttagtatttactaaaaagatgtaattttttttaaaaaaaaagtttttatatggatttgaatgattgctttgaattcttagaattttgtgcatttgcaatgtacctaaattagtagcgagcgaagcgatcttggtttgcttcgcaaaccatataagattgcgtagcaattttccgggattggcgagcgttagcgatcagggggcacagcccactagtattctaaaattttataatttagcaaaa
This window encodes:
- the LOC122269866 gene encoding uncharacterized protein, producing MSNSKQERRSFKFVFERSYFSAFSDIASSASMNERILISAILLTGLMGFLYQFSIIMLTYVTYPTTKTQVVSFPMDIEYPAITVCNSNPQRRSVFCEYFPLVGANSKCGVECMDRVCQLFPWICPDNRTAFVSWVCLKVTPEYGNLSRTTEIWNFLEKTKYTSDIIYSCYEVSNSGKKSCRNRLSAVALPSIADDGIYSAEPAYCYTINSDVGKAGTQKINKFSVIELMILTQPHELRALIRSASVHVSIHDRKTIANPFYDGMRLDGGNKYEATITEVLERTSSPSPYDTHCKDYLSEWRQKNGSGPLTYQDCFQSCIIQSLKKEDLCIPYFISYPHRERICDKYNIFISEKLQTNCKEECRNPCL